A window of the Candidatus Brocadiaceae bacterium genome harbors these coding sequences:
- a CDS encoding acetyl-CoA carboxylase carboxyltransferase subunit alpha, which translates to MPEKSVTELENKILEIEHRIEDLENTSGGDSPDRDVKIKDLREKQENLQKRIFNKLEPYDIVKIARHPLRPLTIDYINMLLADFVELHGDKRFRDDSAIICGLGKIGQEKILMVGHQKGKSTKDRIACNFGMPNPEGYRKALQKMRLAEKFHLPIVTLIDTPGANPDIGAEKRGQAHAIAENICEMCHLKTPIINVVIGEGGSGGALGIGVGDKFAILEYAYYSVISPEGCAAILWKNGRNAPAAAKALRLTAKDLLQFGVVDEVIPEPLGAAHKFPRETAENLKSYILKCLQELKTLPIHSLIQKRYDRYRKIGNYKEG; encoded by the coding sequence TTGCCGGAAAAGTCTGTAACTGAATTAGAAAATAAAATATTAGAAATTGAACACCGTATAGAAGATTTGGAAAATACTTCTGGCGGTGATAGTCCCGACAGGGATGTTAAAATAAAAGACTTGCGAGAGAAACAGGAAAATCTGCAAAAAAGGATATTTAATAAACTTGAGCCATATGATATTGTTAAAATCGCTCGGCATCCTTTGCGTCCGCTAACGATAGATTATATAAATATGTTGCTTGCCGATTTTGTTGAACTGCATGGAGATAAACGTTTTCGGGATGATAGCGCTATTATTTGTGGATTGGGAAAAATTGGACAAGAAAAGATATTAATGGTTGGTCATCAAAAGGGAAAAAGTACAAAAGATCGCATTGCGTGTAATTTTGGAATGCCCAATCCCGAGGGTTACAGAAAGGCTCTGCAAAAAATGAGACTTGCGGAAAAATTTCATTTGCCTATTGTAACGTTAATTGATACCCCTGGTGCGAATCCGGATATTGGTGCGGAAAAAAGGGGGCAGGCGCATGCCATTGCAGAGAACATTTGCGAGATGTGCCATCTAAAAACACCAATAATAAATGTGGTTATCGGTGAAGGTGGTAGTGGCGGGGCTTTGGGCATCGGTGTTGGTGATAAGTTTGCTATTTTGGAATATGCGTATTATTCAGTGATTTCGCCGGAAGGATGCGCTGCGATATTATGGAAAAACGGTAGAAATGCGCCTGCGGCAGCTAAGGCATTGCGACTTACCGCAAAAGACTTATTGCAGTTTGGCGTGGTAGATGAGGTAATCCCTGAACCTCTTGGGGCAGCTCATAAATTTCCCAGGGAAACAGCGGAAAATCTTAAGTCATATATATTGAAATGTTTGCAGGAATTAAAGACTTTGCCCATTCATAGTCTTATACAAAAAAGATATGATCGGTATAGAAAAATAGGTAATTATAAAGAAGGATAA
- a CDS encoding prephenate dehydrogenase, whose translation MRFETVCIIGPGLIGGSIGLGLKKRNLTKKVIGVGHKTSTIKDALKIGAIDVGNLSAENAVKEADIIILATSVNKIVEIARHVIPYMKRRAILTDVGSTKSYIVEQITSNIRKDIAFVGAHPIAGSEKKGINHASPNLFEGCTCFVTPFRNHKSDLKTISDLWHCVGAKVRRITPERHDEILASVSHLPHLIASCLINIIKEKDIIYGASGLKDTTRIASGDPELWRDIFDQNHKNMIKSIDLFIKELSRFRNDILQKNNAMIFDRLKNAKLLRDEVFHNNSTNCDKNR comes from the coding sequence ATGCGATTCGAGACTGTTTGTATAATCGGCCCAGGACTTATTGGGGGTTCAATCGGTTTAGGGCTAAAAAAGAGGAATTTGACAAAAAAAGTCATAGGCGTCGGCCACAAAACATCCACGATTAAAGATGCTCTAAAAATCGGCGCCATTGATGTGGGAAATCTCAGTGCCGAGAATGCCGTTAAAGAGGCCGATATCATTATACTTGCAACCTCGGTAAATAAAATTGTTGAAATTGCGAGGCATGTCATACCCTATATGAAAAGGCGTGCTATTCTTACTGACGTCGGCAGTACAAAAAGTTATATCGTTGAACAGATTACAAGTAACATAAGAAAAGATATTGCCTTTGTTGGAGCCCATCCAATTGCTGGCTCAGAGAAGAAAGGCATCAACCATGCTTCTCCAAACCTTTTTGAAGGTTGCACCTGTTTCGTAACACCATTCCGTAATCACAAAAGTGATTTGAAAACCATATCAGACTTATGGCACTGCGTCGGAGCTAAAGTAAGACGCATAACTCCGGAAAGGCATGATGAAATACTCGCATCTGTCAGTCACCTTCCCCATCTAATAGCTTCATGTTTGATCAATATAATAAAGGAAAAGGACATTATTTATGGCGCAAGTGGCCTAAAGGATACTACCAGAATCGCATCAGGCGATCCAGAGTTATGGAGAGATATTTTCGACCAAAACCATAAAAATATGATAAAATCAATCGACCTGTTTATTAAAGAACTCTCTAGATTTAGAAACGATATTTTACAGAAAAACAATGCCATGATATTTGATCGGTTAAAAAATGCAAAATTACTGCGTGACGAAGTATTTCATAATAATTCAACAAACTGCGATAAAAACAGATAA